A single window of Streptomyces sp. NBC_00464 DNA harbors:
- a CDS encoding ROK family transcriptional regulator — protein sequence MTERTDALQRLRRANEAAVLGELRRSGALSRGELKARVGLSRTTLFAIVSDLLERKAVVEQQAPDPEQPRGRGRPALEISLNSRGAELIGIDLQRHHIHVVVANCAHEIVGRHSAPVPADSGAAERAAQAIRAVEDLVRRENISLAPVAGIGLGLPGFVQNPASGDPRTMTPFAGHVAEELGRHFDAPVLTDNNSRLAALAEVTWGAARGIDNAVYLRWSEGVGGGLVVNGSLVHGAHGTAGEIGHTSCDPEGKPCHCGGRGCLEGLISVPALLAACADRGVTAADAAELIALAAGGQPDTAEVIRDAAVVAGRVLAALAAQVDPECIVVYGEPASLDALVLTPIREQLAALSLPSAPRTIEVRGSTLGGEAAALGGVALLLRTTGQDLAELLDRPAPGADTGDDRPLDEETSP from the coding sequence ATGACGGAACGCACCGATGCCCTCCAGCGCCTGCGCAGGGCCAACGAAGCCGCCGTACTCGGTGAACTCCGCAGGTCGGGCGCGCTGAGCCGCGGCGAGCTGAAGGCGCGGGTCGGGCTCTCCCGCACCACCCTGTTCGCGATCGTGTCCGATCTGCTGGAACGCAAGGCCGTCGTCGAGCAGCAGGCCCCCGACCCCGAGCAGCCGCGCGGCCGCGGCAGGCCGGCCCTGGAGATCTCGCTCAACTCCCGCGGCGCCGAGCTGATCGGCATCGATCTCCAGCGCCACCACATCCATGTGGTCGTGGCCAACTGCGCCCATGAGATCGTCGGCCGCCACAGCGCCCCCGTCCCGGCGGACAGCGGCGCGGCCGAACGCGCCGCGCAGGCGATCCGGGCCGTCGAGGACCTGGTGCGGCGCGAGAACATCAGCCTCGCCCCCGTCGCCGGCATCGGCCTCGGCCTTCCCGGCTTCGTACAGAACCCGGCCTCCGGCGACCCGCGCACCATGACCCCGTTCGCCGGCCATGTCGCCGAAGAGCTGGGCCGGCATTTCGACGCCCCCGTGCTCACCGACAACAACTCGCGGCTCGCGGCTCTCGCCGAGGTGACCTGGGGAGCGGCGCGCGGGATCGACAACGCGGTCTATCTGCGCTGGTCGGAAGGGGTCGGTGGCGGACTCGTCGTCAACGGCTCGCTGGTCCACGGCGCCCATGGCACCGCCGGGGAGATCGGCCACACCAGCTGCGACCCCGAGGGAAAGCCCTGCCACTGCGGCGGCCGGGGCTGTCTGGAGGGCCTCATCTCCGTCCCGGCCCTGCTCGCCGCCTGCGCCGATCGCGGCGTGACGGCCGCGGACGCCGCGGAACTGATCGCGCTCGCCGCCGGGGGCCAGCCGGACACCGCCGAGGTGATCCGGGACGCGGCCGTCGTCGCGGGACGGGTGCTCGCGGCCCTCGCCGCCCAGGTCGACCCCGAGTGCATCGTCGTCTACGGGGAACCGGCGTCCCTCGACGCTCTCGTCCTCACACCGATCCGGGAACAGCTCGCCGCGCTCTCCCTGCCGTCCGCGCCCCGCACCATCGAGGTACGCGGATCCACCCTCGGCGGCGAGGCGGCCGCGCTCGGCGGGGTGGCGCTGTTGCTGCGCACCACGGGCCAGGACCTGGCGGAGCTGCTCGACCGGCCGGCCCCCGGTGCGGATACCGGGGACGACCGGCCGCTCGACGAGGAGACCTCACCGTGA
- a CDS encoding formylglycine-generating enzyme family protein, producing the protein MNACCGPARESTTPAAATPPADFAVPVRRPAELLRGMVGVPGGPFLMGGEDEDAFPADGEGPVREVTLAPFHIDAAAVTNARFAVFVKATGYRTEAELIGWSYVFGSFVPQEARHAVLPGTVPGAPWWRAVTGAHWRAPEGPGTSIGDRRDHPVVHMSWHDATAYARWAGKRLPTEAEWEKAARGGLVRARFPWGDELTPNGRHRCNIWQGDFPVRNTREDGFTGTAPVKAYAPNGFGLYNTSGNVWEWCADRFSTDWHAEARPETRSDPVGPPHGGSRVLRGGSYLCHRSYCNRYRIAARTSNTPDSTTGHGGFRCAVTV; encoded by the coding sequence GTGAACGCCTGCTGCGGGCCCGCCCGCGAGAGCACCACGCCTGCCGCCGCCACTCCCCCGGCGGACTTCGCCGTCCCCGTACGCCGCCCCGCCGAACTGCTGCGCGGCATGGTGGGGGTGCCCGGCGGTCCGTTCCTGATGGGCGGCGAGGACGAGGACGCGTTCCCGGCCGATGGCGAGGGGCCGGTACGGGAGGTGACCCTCGCCCCGTTCCACATCGACGCGGCCGCCGTCACCAACGCCCGCTTCGCCGTCTTCGTCAAGGCCACCGGCTATCGCACCGAGGCCGAACTCATCGGCTGGTCCTACGTCTTCGGCTCCTTCGTCCCACAGGAGGCCCGGCACGCCGTGCTGCCCGGCACCGTGCCCGGCGCCCCCTGGTGGCGTGCGGTCACCGGAGCACACTGGCGTGCCCCCGAAGGGCCGGGCACCTCGATCGGCGACCGCCGCGACCACCCGGTGGTCCACATGTCGTGGCACGACGCGACGGCCTACGCCCGCTGGGCCGGCAAGCGGCTGCCCACCGAGGCCGAATGGGAGAAGGCGGCACGCGGCGGACTCGTCCGGGCCCGCTTCCCGTGGGGCGACGAGCTGACCCCGAACGGCCGGCACCGCTGCAACATCTGGCAGGGCGACTTCCCCGTACGCAACACGCGCGAGGACGGCTTCACAGGCACCGCGCCCGTCAAGGCGTACGCCCCCAACGGCTTCGGGCTCTACAACACCTCGGGCAACGTCTGGGAGTGGTGCGCCGACCGGTTCAGCACCGACTGGCACGCCGAGGCCCGACCGGAAACCCGCTCCGACCCCGTCGGGCCACCGCACGGCGGGAGCCGGGTGCTGCGCGGCGGCTCGTACCTCTGCCACCGCTCGTACTGCAACCGCTACCGCATCGCCGCCCGCACCTCCAACACCCCCGACAGCACGACGGGCCACGGCGGGTTCCGCTGCGCGGTCACGGTCTGA
- a CDS encoding purine-cytosine permease family protein, with protein sequence MSLPYAQDERTALDPRPAFDGRMPTAPGDLRIEAHGIAPVPEDRRYGRPGRLFTVWFAPNLTMTGVFTGTVGIALGLDFATALAAVVLGTLVGAVPTAYLGTWGSQTGAGQLPLARLAFGRSVVLPGALQWLSSIAWDALIGLFGGEALAQLCGWPFWLGVLVMMAAQGALGVLGYEVIHRLQTVMTFALAAAFVVLATKLLDGVHPASTSTVHGADRAGAFVLTCTIALSLALSWAPYASDFSRYLPRTTSRPRMFWCTLLGISASFVAVQTLGLWGASVFTDQTAHGIDTLLGGGALGAFGLLAVALAALCSNAMNDYSGSLALQTMGVRLPRPVAAALAAALGFPLVLWMHAADTTTRFQNVLLLVGYWIPAFLAIVVVDWLVRARARGGSPVDLATESSRPQPWWPAPIAFTLAFAAATPFMNTTLYVGPVAKALHGADLAYGVAFLVALALYTPLRLRNRP encoded by the coding sequence ATGTCATTGCCGTATGCCCAGGACGAGCGCACAGCCCTGGACCCGCGACCCGCATTCGACGGGCGCATGCCCACCGCCCCCGGCGACCTGCGCATCGAGGCGCACGGCATAGCCCCCGTGCCCGAGGACCGCCGTTACGGCCGCCCCGGCCGGCTGTTCACCGTCTGGTTCGCCCCCAATCTGACCATGACCGGGGTCTTCACCGGCACGGTCGGCATCGCTCTGGGCCTGGACTTCGCCACGGCACTCGCCGCCGTCGTGCTCGGCACGCTCGTGGGCGCCGTGCCCACCGCGTATCTGGGCACCTGGGGCAGCCAGACCGGCGCCGGTCAACTCCCGCTGGCGCGACTGGCGTTCGGCAGGAGTGTCGTACTTCCCGGCGCACTGCAGTGGCTCTCCTCCATCGCCTGGGACGCACTGATCGGCCTGTTCGGCGGGGAGGCGCTGGCCCAGCTGTGCGGCTGGCCGTTCTGGCTGGGAGTGCTGGTCATGATGGCCGCCCAGGGCGCGCTCGGCGTGCTGGGGTACGAGGTGATCCACCGGCTCCAGACCGTGATGACCTTCGCTCTGGCCGCCGCCTTCGTGGTGCTCGCGACCAAGCTCCTGGACGGCGTCCACCCCGCGTCCACCAGTACCGTGCACGGCGCCGACCGGGCGGGCGCCTTCGTCCTGACGTGCACCATCGCGCTCAGCCTCGCACTGTCCTGGGCCCCGTACGCCAGTGACTTCAGCCGCTATCTGCCGCGCACCACGTCCCGGCCGCGCATGTTCTGGTGCACACTGCTCGGCATCAGCGCCTCCTTCGTGGCGGTCCAGACCCTCGGCCTGTGGGGGGCGTCCGTCTTCACCGACCAGACCGCGCACGGCATCGACACACTGCTCGGCGGGGGCGCCCTCGGAGCCTTCGGGCTGCTCGCCGTGGCACTTGCCGCGCTGTGCAGCAACGCCATGAACGACTACAGCGGATCGCTGGCGTTGCAGACCATGGGGGTCCGGCTGCCGCGCCCCGTCGCCGCGGCACTCGCCGCCGCACTCGGCTTCCCGCTCGTGCTGTGGATGCATGCGGCCGACACCACGACACGCTTCCAGAACGTCCTGCTGCTCGTCGGCTACTGGATCCCCGCATTCCTCGCGATCGTGGTCGTCGACTGGCTCGTCAGGGCGAGAGCCCGCGGCGGTTCCCCCGTCGACCTGGCCACCGAGAGCTCCCGCCCGCAGCCCTGGTGGCCGGCGCCGATCGCCTTCACGCTCGCCTTCGCAGCGGCGACACCGTTCATGAACACCACCCTGTACGTGGGTCCGGTCGCGAAGGCGCTGCATGGGGCGGACCTCGCCTACGGTGTCGCGTTCCTCGTGGCCCTGGCCCTCTACACACCGCTACGGCTGCGCAACCGGCCCTGA